The genomic window ACAGCACCAACAGTTCCTAGTTACAGTACTCTATCCAGTCCTTCTGGAAAGTTTTGGCCCACTTCCCTCaactttccctctcccttctgAAACAGCTCCAATAGCCAAACTTGCAATACTTCTTTCAGTTCCATGGTATGTCAGCCTCTCCACGGTTGCAGCCTACTGAGGCTCACTGGTGAGATgagctgttttcctctttctcctctgtaaGAGCCCACTGCATGCCAGCCTGAGGCACTTTAATCCAGTCTCTTGACCAGGCTAATCCATGGAATCAGCAGCTTGTTGCACATTTTGGTGAACGCACAGCACGTTGAGAATGCAACAAAGGTTTCAGCCTCCCCGGTGCACCAGGTGACCATCACTCAGGCAGGGTGATAGTTGGCACCCAGTCATTGACATTTCTGCTCTCTTCACAAAACAAGTTCAGCTTCTCCAGAGCTGGGTCCTTCCAACCTTCTTCATTTGGGttctgcaaaaaaagaaaaaagttgcaCACCGTGAGTGCTGCCCGCCAGCTGAGGTCATCATAATATTTACAGAAGCATTAGCTTAGGACTGACTTCCAGACAGTTTCTGTCCTAACACAGACAAGACAGGAAGCAGAGATGCTGCCCTTGTGGACAGCGGAGGAAATCCAGTTACGAGAAgttctgcctcctcctcctcctactACGACTCAGCTGACTCGCTGCGTGCCAAGCGCTCTATCTGTGCCCAGCAGTGGACTCGACCACCCGCAGCGGGCGAAGGGGCCGTCCCTGGCGGGCTCTGGCAGTGCGGGGCAGAGCCGGCAGCGCCGGGGGAACACGCTCGCCACCCGCAGGACACCCACCGTGATGAGGATGCAGTGGAGATCGCGCGGCTCCCCGGAGTCCTCGCTGGGCCCCACGATGGCCGCCAGCTTGGCCACGTCGTTCACCCGCACGATGTCGATGTCGTTCTCGCAGCAGAAGGCTTGGATCAGAGTGAAGTGGATCTGCAGGGCGATGTCCCCCTCGTCCTCCTGGTCCGCAGCCAGCACA from Vidua macroura isolate BioBank_ID:100142 chromosome Z, ASM2450914v1, whole genome shotgun sequence includes these protein-coding regions:
- the GADD45G gene encoding growth arrest and DNA damage-inducible protein GADD45 gamma, with the translated sequence MTLEEIHGQQPMPEGHDWMQGAGTALRELLVSAQRRGCLTAGVYESAKLMNVDPDNVAFCVLAADQEDEGDIALQIHFTLIQAFCCENDIDIVRVNDVAKLAAIVGPSEDSGEPRDLHCILITNPNEEGWKDPALEKLNLFCEESRNVNDWVPTITLPE